A genomic stretch from Syntrophaceae bacterium includes:
- a CDS encoding HAMP domain-containing protein codes for MKNRLFLRILATYLVIVLLTFGMVYLILSRQIREIAVERNEATLTAYARIIDLESREQVIRRVGMLAEITGARVTVVDAAGKVLAESATQSEIRETHLHRPEFQEARLRGKGRAVRYSQTLGVDMLYVAFPIRGTDGESGFVRLALPLTEVRTSLKNLQESLLITGLLALSASLLFAAVFSWRFASPIREMEIFTERLRRGETTGTLIVRGPDEVRLLGENINHLVEELRGQVAELREERAKLIATFAGMSEGVMLLDAAGRIEGYNRAFRSMISDRYGDVTGQSLMEAFRNVDLQNLFDEFRKTNKPMTGELMLGQPRSLVLDVSIDPVSGDPGEEKAVFVFHDVTRMKRLEQMRIDFVANMAHEIRTPLTAILGFVETLRSGAVEEPEQSDRFLAIIEEQARRLSRLLDDLLTLSNIELGETRFSFEEVPLDEALDQVLPVLEERIRQKRIALEREIPPDLSPLRADRDRLVQALLNVLDNAVKFTPEDGKIGIVAETDAAGWSIIRISDTGIGIPEGEINRIGERFYRVDRTRSREMGGTGLGLSIVKHILAAHGGFMLIDSRLGRGTTVSLRFPPALQI; via the coding sequence ATGAAAAACAGGCTTTTCCTCCGAATTCTCGCGACCTACCTCGTCATCGTCCTGTTGACCTTCGGGATGGTGTACCTGATCCTGAGCCGGCAGATTCGGGAGATCGCCGTCGAGCGGAACGAGGCGACGCTGACGGCCTATGCCCGCATCATCGATCTCGAATCCCGGGAACAGGTCATCCGACGGGTCGGCATGCTCGCCGAAATCACCGGCGCCCGGGTCACCGTCGTGGATGCCGCCGGTAAAGTGCTCGCGGAATCGGCGACCCAGTCCGAAATCCGGGAGACCCACCTCCACCGTCCCGAGTTTCAGGAAGCGAGGCTGCGCGGCAAGGGCCGGGCCGTTCGCTACAGCCAGACCCTCGGCGTGGACATGCTCTACGTGGCTTTTCCGATTCGGGGCACCGACGGGGAGTCCGGCTTCGTCCGCCTCGCGCTTCCCCTCACGGAGGTCCGCACGTCCCTGAAGAACCTCCAGGAATCCCTGCTCATCACGGGCCTCCTGGCCCTGTCGGCGTCTCTGCTGTTCGCGGCGGTCTTCTCCTGGCGCTTCGCCTCACCGATCCGGGAGATGGAGATCTTCACCGAACGGCTGCGCCGGGGGGAAACGACAGGAACCCTCATTGTCCGGGGTCCCGACGAGGTAAGACTCCTCGGTGAAAACATCAACCATCTGGTGGAGGAGTTGCGGGGCCAGGTGGCCGAGCTCCGGGAGGAACGGGCGAAGCTCATCGCCACCTTCGCCGGCATGAGCGAGGGGGTCATGCTCCTGGACGCAGCCGGCCGGATCGAAGGATACAACCGGGCATTCCGTTCCATGATCTCGGACCGCTACGGAGACGTGACCGGCCAGTCCCTGATGGAAGCCTTCCGGAATGTCGACCTCCAAAACCTGTTCGACGAATTCCGGAAGACGAACAAGCCCATGACGGGGGAGCTGATGCTGGGGCAGCCCCGTTCCCTTGTCCTGGACGTCAGCATCGACCCCGTGTCGGGAGACCCCGGGGAGGAAAAGGCGGTCTTCGTCTTTCATGACGTGACGCGGATGAAGAGGCTGGAGCAGATGCGGATCGACTTCGTCGCCAACATGGCCCACGAGATCCGCACCCCCCTGACGGCCATCCTGGGGTTCGTGGAGACGCTCCGGAGCGGAGCGGTGGAAGAGCCGGAGCAGTCGGATCGCTTCCTGGCGATCATCGAGGAGCAGGCCCGGCGCCTGAGCCGCCTCCTGGACGACCTCCTGACGCTGTCCAACATCGAGCTGGGTGAAACGCGGTTTTCCTTCGAAGAGGTTCCCCTCGACGAAGCCCTCGATCAGGTGCTGCCCGTCCTGGAGGAGCGGATCCGGCAAAAGCGGATCGCCCTGGAGCGGGAAATCCCGCCGGACCTGTCCCCCCTGCGTGCCGACCGGGACCGGCTTGTCCAGGCCCTTCTCAACGTCCTCGACAACGCCGTCAAATTCACGCCCGAAGACGGGAAAATCGGCATTGTCGCGGAGACCGACGCCGCCGGATGGTCCATCATCCGGATCAGCGACACCGGGATCGGCATCCCCGAGGGTGAGATCAACCGGATCGGCGAGCGGTTCTACCGGGTGGACCGGACCCGCTCCCGGGAGATGGGCGGCACCGGCCTGGGGCTGTCCATCGTCAAGCACATCCTGGCCGCCCACGGCGGCTTCATGCTCATCGACAGCCGCCTGGGCCGGGGCACGACGGTCTCCCTCCGCTTTCCGCCCGCGCTCCAGATCTGA
- a CDS encoding glycosyltransferase family 2 protein has protein sequence MKTRPDISVIVPVFGEEAGIGERIRRIRAVEAGATPEILIVDGAPEGNTLKALADPDVIGLTAPQGRAVQMNRGAAQASGEILLFLHADTDLPDRAFSMIRRAMADETAAAGAFDLSIRSPRMAFRVIERTASRRSRITRIPYGDQAIFLRRSYFQAIGGYREIPLMEDVDLMRRIKRRGDRVVFLEARVSTSARRWEREGILRCTLRNWTLIGLYLLGVSPGRLARFYP, from the coding sequence ATGAAGACAAGGCCTGACATATCCGTCATTGTTCCTGTTTTCGGAGAAGAGGCGGGCATCGGCGAGCGGATCCGCCGGATCCGGGCCGTCGAGGCCGGGGCGACTCCGGAGATCCTCATCGTGGACGGCGCCCCCGAAGGAAACACCCTGAAGGCCCTCGCGGATCCGGACGTGATCGGCCTGACGGCGCCGCAGGGCCGGGCGGTCCAGATGAACCGGGGCGCCGCACAGGCCTCGGGGGAGATTCTCCTGTTTCTCCATGCCGACACGGACCTTCCGGACAGGGCCTTCTCCATGATCCGGCGGGCCATGGCGGACGAAACGGCCGCGGCGGGGGCCTTCGACCTGTCCATCCGCTCGCCCCGGATGGCCTTCCGGGTGATCGAGCGGACCGCTTCCCGCCGGTCCCGGATCACCCGGATTCCCTACGGGGACCAGGCCATTTTCCTCCGCCGATCCTATTTCCAAGCGATCGGCGGCTACCGGGAGATCCCCCTCATGGAAGACGTGGACCTGATGCGGCGGATCAAGCGGCGCGGAGACCGGGTTGTCTTCCTGGAGGCGCGGGTGTCCACCTCGGCACGGCGCTGGGAGAGGGAGGGGATCCTCCGCTGCACCCTCCGAAACTGGACGCTCATCGGCCTTTACCTCCTGGGCGTCTCCCCCGGGCGGCTCGCCCGGTTTTATCCCTGA
- a CDS encoding DUF3047 domain-containing protein has product MRTPPFRTMPVPILCLAACLLLAAVVFAAERSVLFREDFRSLDAWRPVAFPKVKAHSRYAVENRDGETVLRAESRGSASGLVYRREFNVYDYPKLRWRWKISNVYARGDTGGKAGDDYPIRIYVVFRYDPEKASALDRAVYGIAKALYGEYPPHSTLNYVWAGREDAPSLFTSPFTDRAKLLALEKGPRFVGRWRDESADILRDYRRAFGTDPPAAASLGIMNDSDNTGEAAVSWVDFIEVFRDGP; this is encoded by the coding sequence ATGAGAACGCCGCCCTTCCGCACCATGCCGGTCCCGATCCTCTGCCTGGCCGCCTGCCTCCTCCTGGCCGCGGTTGTCTTCGCGGCGGAGCGGTCCGTCCTGTTCCGGGAAGATTTCCGGAGCCTCGACGCCTGGCGGCCCGTCGCCTTCCCGAAAGTGAAGGCCCATTCCCGTTACGCCGTCGAGAACCGGGACGGCGAAACGGTCCTTCGGGCCGAGAGCCGCGGCTCCGCCTCCGGCCTCGTATACCGCCGGGAATTCAACGTCTACGACTACCCCAAGCTTCGCTGGCGCTGGAAGATCTCCAACGTGTACGCCCGTGGCGACACGGGCGGTAAGGCCGGTGATGACTACCCCATCCGGATCTACGTGGTATTCCGGTATGATCCGGAGAAGGCCTCCGCCCTTGACCGGGCGGTCTACGGGATCGCAAAAGCGCTATACGGCGAGTACCCGCCCCACAGCACCCTGAACTACGTCTGGGCCGGCCGCGAGGATGCGCCCTCCCTCTTCACCAGCCCCTTCACGGACCGGGCGAAGCTCCTCGCCCTGGAGAAGGGCCCCCGTTTCGTCGGCCGGTGGCGGGACGAAAGCGCGGACATCCTCCGGGACTACCGGCGAGCCTTCGGAACGGACCCGCCGGCCGCCGCGAGCCTGGGGATCATGAACGACTCGGACAACACGGGAGAGGCCGCCGTCTCCTGGGTTGATTTCATCGAGGTGTTCCGGGATGGCCCCTGA
- a CDS encoding ExsB family transcriptional regulator produces MKGKEIKAEKLNTDQFIQEQVKEIRKAVGKGYAVNALSGGVDSSVVTALAHRALGDRLKTYFIENGLMRQGEAKRVQALFAALDIPVEIVPAQKAFFKALNGLTDPEEKREAITQTFYKDIFRTLVDRSGAKVLLQGTILTDVDETVAGIKRQHNVFEQLGIDPKKAFGYKILEPLVQLRKDGVRKLGRALGLPESLFNRIPFPGPALAARVIGEVTPEKIRLVRKATVIVEKFLGDTDAFQYMAILHDDRVTGMREGKREFGRQIEVRCWDSLDARTAKPTRLSYETLEKMADKIIRDIPEVVSITYNIATKPPSTIEAI; encoded by the coding sequence ATGAAGGGGAAGGAAATCAAAGCGGAAAAGCTGAATACGGACCAGTTCATTCAGGAACAGGTGAAGGAGATCCGCAAGGCCGTCGGAAAGGGGTATGCCGTCAACGCGCTGTCCGGCGGGGTCGATTCCTCCGTTGTCACGGCCCTGGCCCACCGCGCCCTGGGCGACCGGCTCAAGACATACTTCATCGAGAACGGCCTCATGCGCCAGGGCGAAGCGAAGCGGGTGCAGGCGCTCTTCGCGGCACTGGACATCCCCGTGGAAATAGTCCCCGCCCAGAAGGCCTTCTTCAAGGCCCTGAACGGACTCACCGATCCCGAAGAGAAGCGGGAGGCCATTACCCAGACGTTCTACAAGGACATTTTCCGCACCCTCGTCGACCGGAGCGGGGCCAAGGTCCTCCTGCAGGGGACGATCCTGACGGACGTCGACGAGACGGTGGCGGGGATCAAGAGGCAGCACAACGTCTTCGAGCAGCTCGGCATCGACCCGAAGAAGGCCTTCGGCTACAAGATCCTGGAGCCCCTCGTCCAGCTCCGCAAGGACGGCGTCCGCAAGCTCGGCCGGGCCCTCGGACTCCCCGAGTCCCTCTTCAACCGCATTCCATTCCCGGGGCCGGCCCTGGCGGCGCGGGTCATCGGCGAGGTGACGCCCGAGAAGATCCGCCTCGTCCGCAAGGCGACGGTCATCGTGGAGAAATTCCTGGGAGACACGGATGCCTTCCAGTACATGGCCATTCTTCACGACGACCGGGTGACGGGCATGCGCGAGGGAAAGCGGGAATTCGGGCGGCAGATCGAAGTCCGCTGCTGGGACAGCCTCGACGCCAGGACTGCGAAGCCGACCCGCCTGTCCTACGAAACGCTGGAGAAAATGGCCGATAAAATCATCCGGGACATCCCGGAGGTTGTCAGTATCACCTACAACATCGCCACCAAGCCGCCTTCCACGATCGAGGCGATCTGA
- a CDS encoding glycosyltransferase, which translates to MAPERCVLLMVKHPGFVPVKSRLAAALGPEAARSLYEALAADAVRSLASGDHALTVLYDPPEAREATASWLGQGPGYRPQRGADLGVRMVAGFREAFSGGFRKAVLVGSDVPGLGGDLVRQALTGLDGHDAVLGPARDGGYYLIGFRRETFPPEAFAGIPWSTGEVFSKTLEILEKNGRRVFVMPSRSDIDTAEDLERIAADPPAGLGPAFREWLLKRRRDHGRE; encoded by the coding sequence ATGGCCCCTGAGCGCTGCGTTCTTTTGATGGTCAAGCACCCCGGCTTCGTCCCCGTCAAATCGCGGCTCGCCGCCGCCCTCGGCCCGGAGGCGGCCCGCTCCCTCTACGAGGCCCTGGCGGCCGATGCCGTTCGGTCCCTGGCATCGGGAGATCATGCCCTGACCGTCCTCTACGATCCTCCGGAGGCTAGGGAGGCCACGGCCAGCTGGCTCGGACAAGGGCCGGGCTACCGGCCCCAGCGGGGAGCGGACCTTGGGGTGCGGATGGTCGCCGGGTTCCGGGAGGCGTTCTCCGGGGGATTCCGGAAGGCGGTCCTCGTCGGCAGCGACGTCCCGGGCCTGGGCGGAGACCTTGTGCGGCAGGCACTCACAGGTCTCGACGGCCACGACGCCGTCCTCGGCCCGGCCCGTGACGGCGGCTATTACCTGATCGGCTTCCGTCGGGAGACCTTTCCGCCGGAGGCGTTTGCGGGAATCCCCTGGAGCACCGGGGAGGTATTTTCAAAAACCCTGGAGATCCTGGAAAAGAACGGGCGCAGGGTCTTCGTCATGCCATCCCGCAGCGACATCGACACGGCGGAGGACCTGGAGCGCATCGCCGCGGATCCGCCGGCCGGCCTCGGCCCGGCGTTCCGGGAGTGGCTTTTGAAAAGGAGGCGGGATCATGGACGGGAATGA